The Streptomyces cyaneogriseus subsp. noncyanogenus region CGCGGGTACTGGCGCACGCCTCCACGACCGAGATCACCCCGGCCCGGCCCTTCCGCGACCTCGGCTTCGACTCGCTGACCGCGATGGAGCTGCGCAACCGGCTCAACCGGGCGACGGGGCTGCGGCTGCCCGCCACCCTCGTCTTCGACTACCCCGACCCCCAGCGCCTCACCGGTCACCTGTACGAGGAACTCGTCGGTGGCCTGGCCGCCCCGGCCACCGACGTCACCGCCGCCACCCGGGCCGCCGCCGACGAACCGCTCGCGATCGTCGGCATGGCCTGCCGCTACCCCGGCGGAGTGCGCGGAGCCGACGACCTGTGGCGGCTGCTCGTGGAGAACCGCGACGAGCTCTCCGCGTTCCCCACCGACCGGGGCTGGGACGGCTGGGGCGCCCTCACCTCGGGGCGGGCCGGGTTCCTGCACGAGGCCGGCGACTTCGACGCCGGGTTCTTCGGGATCTCCCCGCGCGAGGCCGCCGCGATGGACCCCCAGCAACGCCTCGTGCTGGAGACCTCCTGGGAGGCCGTGGAGGCCGCCGGGATCGATCCGCAGTCCCTGCGCACCACCGCCACGGGCGTCTTCGTCGGCGGCGGTCCCCAGGACTATCCCACCGTGCTCGCCGCCTCCGCCGAGGCCGAGAGCGGCTACGCCATGACCGGCGCGCTCGGCAGTGTCATCTCCGGCCGCGTCTCCTACGCCCTGGGCCTGGAAGGGCCCGCGGTCACCGTCGACACCGCCTGCTCGTCCTCCCTGGTCGCCCTGCACCTGGCCGCGCAGGCGCTGCGCAACGGCGAGTGCGACCTGGCCCTGGCCGGCGGCGTCACCGTCATGGCGACGCCCGGCGCCTTCGCCGAGTTCGACACCCTCGGCGGCATGGCCGGCGACGGCCGGTGCAAGGCGTTCTCCTCGGACGCGGACGGCACGGGCTGGGGCGAGGGCGTCGGCATGCTCCTGGTCGAGCGGCTGTCGGACGCCCGCCGCAACGGACACGAGGTGCTGGCCGTCGTCCGGGGCACGGCCACCAACCAGGACGGCGCCTCCAACGGGCTCAGCGCCCCCAACGGGCCGTCCCAGCAGCGGGTGATCCGCCAGGCGCTCGCCAACGCGGGCCTGGCCCCCACCGATGTGGACATGGTCGAGGCGCACGGCACCGGCACCAAGCTCGGCGACCCGATCGAGGCGCAGGCGCTGCTGGCCACCTACGGCCAGGGCCGGGACGCCGACCGGCCGCTGTGGCTCGGCTCCATCAAGTCCAACCTCGGTCACACGGGCGCCGCCGCCGGTGTCGCGGGGGTGATCAAGGCCGTCCTCTCCCTGCGCCACGGGCTCATGCCCAAGACCCTGCACGTGAAGGAACCCACCCCGCAGGTCGACTGGTCGGCCGGTGCGGTCGAACTGCTCACCGAGAACCGTGAGTGGCCCGCGACCGACCGCCCGCACCGGGCGGGTGTGTCCTCCTTCGGCATCAGCGGCACCAACGCCCACGTCATCCTGGAACAGGCGCCCGCCGGGGAACCGGCGGCCGACAGTGAGCGCACCGGTCCGGCCGCGCTGAGCGACGCCCCGGTGCCGTGGGTGGTGTCGGGACGTACGGAGGCGGCGCTGCGCGCCCAGGCCGAGCGGTTGCGCACGCACCTGGCCGACCACCCCGAAGCGACCCCCCTGGACGTCGGACACGCCCTGGTCACGGCGCGCTCCGGTTTCGAGCACCGCGCGATCGTCCTCGGCACCACCGCCGGTGAACTCCTCGACGGCCTGGACACCGTCGCCCGCGGCACGACCACCGCCCACGTGATCCAGGGCAGCGGCGCCGCCTCGGGCCTCGTCTTCGTCTTCCCCGGCCAGGGGTCGCAGTGGGCGGGGATGGGACGTGAACTGTGGGACACCTCCCCGGTGTTCGCGGAGTCGATGGCCGCCTGCGAGCGGGCGTTGGCGCCGTGGGTGGAGTGGTCGCTGCGGGATGTGGTGTCGCGTCCGGCGGAGGATGCGCTGTGGCGGCGGGTGGATGTGGTGCAGCCGGTGCTGTGGGCGGTGATGGTGTCCCTGGCGGCGCTGTGGCGGTCGTTCGGTGTGGAGCCGGCGGCGGTGATCGGGCATTCCCAGGGTGAGGTTGCTGCCGCCTGCGTGGCGGGCGGTCTGTCCCTGGAGGACGGCGCCCGGGTGGTGGCGGTGCGTTCGCGTCTGGTGCTGGAGCGGTTGTCGGGCAAGGGCGGCATGATGTCCGTCGCTCTCCCGGTGGGTGAGGTGGAGGAGCTTCTGGCCCCGTGGGAGGGCCGGGTGGGGGTGGCCGCCGTCAACGGCCCCTCGTCCGTGGTGGTCTCCGGTGACCCGGAGGGCCTGGACGCGGTGCAGGGGGTGTGTGAGGAGCGGGAGATACGTGCCCGTCGTATCGCCGTGGACTACGCGTCCCACTCGGCGCAGGTCGACGCCCTGGCGGAAGATTTGCTGCGGGAGTTGGCGGACATCAGGCCGCGCTCGTCGTCCGTCGCTTTCTATTCGACGGTGACGGGTGGGCGGTTGGACACGGTGGGGCTGGATGCCGGGTATTGGGTGCGGAATCTGCGGGAGCGGGTCGCGTTCGAGCCGGTGGTGCGGTCGCTTGCCGAGCAGGAGTACGGGCTGTTCATCGAGACCAGCCCCCACCCGGTCGTGACGATGGCCGTGACCGAGACCGGGGACTTCATCGACACCCCGGTCACCGCCATCGGTTCGCTCCGCCGGAGCGAGGGCGGTGCGGACCGGTTCCTGGCCTCGCTGGCCGAGGCGTACGCGGCCGGCGCCCCCGTCGACTGGTCGGTGTACTTCGCCCACGCGGCGGTCAAGCGCGTCAGCCTCCCCACCTACGCCTTCCAGCACCGGCGCTACTGGCTGGAGGACGCCGCCGCACCCGGCACGGCGACCACCGTGGACCCGGTGGACGCGGCGTTCTGGGGTGCGGTGGAGCGTGCGGACGTCGAGGGTGTGGCGGCGCTGGTGGAGGGTGCGGAGGCGGGGGTGTGGGAGCCGGTGGTTCCCGCGCTGTCGGCGTGGCGCCGTGGCCGGCGGGCTCAGTCGACGTTGGACGGGTGGCGGTACCGGACGGTGTGGCGTTCGGTGTCGGTGCCGTCGTCGGGTGCACTGAGCGGCCGGTGGGTGGTGGTGGCCCGGGGTGAGGACGAGGCGACCGCCGAAGTCCGGGAGGCCCTGGAATCCGCGGGCGCCGAGGTGACCACCGTCCTGGCGGATGGCGAGGTGGACGGTGAGGTGTTCGCCGGTGCCTCGGGTGTGGTGTCTCTGCTGGCCCTGTCGGGCGATGAGGAGGCGGTGTCCGGGACCGTGTCCGTGGTGCAGGCGCACGCGCGGGCGGGTGCGGAGGCGCCGTTGTGGGTGCTGACGCGGGGTGCCGCGGCGGTGGGCGGTGCGGATGTGGTGTGCCCGGTGGCCGCGCAGGTGTGGGCGCTGGGCCAGGTGGCCGGCCTGGAGCAGGCCGACGGCTGGGGCGGCCTCGTCGACCTGCCCGGTGACTGGGACCAGGCGGCGGCCACCGGGCTGACCGACGTACTGGCGGCCGGTGAGGGCGAGGACCAGGTGGCGGTCCGTTCCTCCGGTGTCTTCGGACGCCGTCTGGTGCGTGCGCCGCTCGCGGGCGCGGCGCCGTCCCGTTCCTGGTCGCCGCGTGGCACGGTGCTGATCACCGGCGGTACCGGTGGGATCGGCGCGCACCTGGCGCGGTGGCTGGCGAAGGAGGGCGCGGAGCGGCTGCTGCTGCTCAGCCGGAGCGGCGAGCGTGCCGAGGGCGCCACGGAACTGGCGCGGGAGATCGAGGCGCTGGGCACGGCGGTGGAACTGGTGGCCTGTGATGTCACCGACCGCGACGCCCTCGCCGGGGTCATCGGCGCCGTCCCCGCCGAGCAGCCGCTCACCGCCGTCTTCCACACCGCGGGAATCGCCAGCTACGGCACCGTACGGGAGTCGGGGCTCACCGAACTGGCCGAGCAGATGGCCGCCAAGACACTGGGCGCGCGGCATCTGGACGAGCTGACGGCCGGAGTGGAGCTGGACGCGTTCGTGCTGTTCTCCTCCGGTGCCGCCGTCTGGGGCAGCGCCGGCAACGCCGGCTACGCGGCGGCCAACGGCTACCTCGACGGTCTGGCGCGGGAGCGGCGGGCCCGGGGGCTGGCCGCGACGGCGGTGTCCTGGGGTGGCTGGGAGGCCACCGGCATGGCCGGCGACGGAACCGCGGAGCAGCTCTCGCGCCGGGGTGTGCGGGCGATGGACCCGGAGCTGTGCCTGGAGGCGCTGCGGCAGGCGCTGGAGCACGACGAGACGGCGCTGACCGTCACCGACATGGACTGGGAGAAGTTCACCCCGGGCTACACACTCGCCCGCCGCCGCCCGCTCATCGAGGACATCCCCGAGGTCGCCCGCGTCCTGCGCGAGGAAGCCGACCGGACCGAAGACGGTGACGACTCGGCGAACTCCGCCTTCCGCTCCGAGCTGACCCGGCTCGGCGAGGCGGAACAGCACGCGCGCCTGCTCGACCTCGTACGGGAGGAGGCCGCCGGAATCCTCGGACACTCCTCCACGGCGGAGATCACCCCGCAGCGGCCCTTCAAGGACCTCGGCTTCGACTCGCTGACCGCGATGGAGCTGCGCAACCGCCTCAACCGGGCGACCGGACTGCGGCTGCCCGCCACCCTCGTCTTCGACTACCCCAACCCCCGTCAACTGGCCGCCCAGTTGCGCGCCCGGCTGACCGGCGCCACGGCCGGGGAGACGGCCGCCGTGGTCACGGTCACCCGGGCGGTGGCCGACGAACCGCTGGCGGTCGTGGGCATGGCCTGCCGGTACGCGGGTGGCGTGGCCTCCCCGGACGACCTGTGGCGGGTCGTCGTGGAAGGCCGCGACGAGATGACCGACGCTCCCGCCCACCGAGGATGGGACCGCTGGAACGTGCCCAGCCTGCGACAGGCCGGGTTCCTGCACGAGGCCGGCGACTTCGACGCCGGGTTCTTCGGGATCTCGCCGCGCGAGGCCGCCGCGATGGACCCGCAGCAGCGGCTCCTGCTGGAAGCCTCCTGGGAGGCGGTGGAGCACGCCGGGATCAACCCGCAGTCCCTCCAGGGCAGCGACACCGGCGTCTTCGTCGGCGGGACCGCCGTCGAGTACGGCGCGCTGCTGATGAACGCGCCCGGCAGCCAGGGCTACGCGGTGACCGGCTCCGCGGGCAGCGTGCTCTCCGGCCGCATCTCCTACGTCCTCGGCCTGGAGGGCCCCGCCGTCAGCGTCGACACCGCCTGCTCGTCCTCCCTGGTCGCCCTGCACCTGGCCGCGCAGGCGCTGCGCGGCGGCGAGTGCGACCTGGCGCTCACCGGAGGCGTCGGCCTGATGGCCACCCCGGGCGCCTTCGCCGAGTTCGACACGCTCGGCGGACTCTCCGTGGACGGCCGTTCCAAGGCGTTCGCGGCCTCCGCCGACGGCATCGGCTGGGGCGAGGGCGTCGGCATGGTCGTACTGGAGCGGCTGTCGGACGCCCGGCGCAACGGACACGAGGTGCTCGCGGTCATCCGGGGCACGGCCATCAACCAGGACGGCGCCTCCAACGGGCTCAGCGCCCCCAACGGACCGTCCCAGCAGCGGGTGATCCGCCAGGCGCTCGCCAACTCCGGCCTCACGTACGCCGATGTCGACCTGCTGGAGGCGCACGGCACCGGCACCAAGCTGGGCGACCCGATCGAGGCGCAGGCCCTGCTCGCCACCTACGGCCAGGACCGGGGCACCGACCGGCCGCTGTGGCTCGGCTCGGTGAAGTCGAACATCGGTCACACGGGCGCCGCCGCCGGTGTCGCGGGGGTGATCAAGGCCGTCCTGTCCCTGCGGCACGGTCTCATGCCGAAGACGCTGCACGTGGACGAGCCGACCCCGCAGGTCGACTGGACGGCGGGCGCGGTGGAACTGCTCACCGAGAACCGGGAGTGGCCCGAGACGGACCGTCCCCGCCGGGCCGGTGTCTCCTCCTTCGGCGTCAGCGGCACGAACGCCCACGTCATCGTCGAGGAGGCACCCCAGGAGGGGCCGGCCGCCGACGCCCCCGCCGAACCCGGGGACGACGACACCACCCGGGCCGTGCCTCCCCTGGCGCCCTCGCTCGTGCCCCTCGTGTTCTCCGGCCGGGCCGCCGGGGCACTCCGCGGCCAGGCCGAGCGGCTCACCGCCGTCCTGGCCAGCGACGCCGCCCCCGGCCTCACCGATGTCGCCTTCTCCCTCGCCACGACCCGGGCCACCCTCGAACACCGCGCCGTGGTCCTGGCCGCGTCCCACCCGGACGGCCTGGACGGCCTGCGCGCGGTGGCCCGGGGCGAGACGAACCCCACCGCCCTGACAGGACTCGCGGACACGGGCGACCACCGCGTGGTGTTCGTCTTCCCCGGTCAGGGGTCGCAGTGGGCGGGGATGGGACGTGAGCTGTGGGATTCCTCGCCGGTGTTCGCGGAGTCGATGGCGGCGTGTGAGCGGGCGCTGGCGCCGTGGGTGGAGTGGTCGCTGCGGGATGTGGTGTCACGTCCGGCGGAGGACGCGCTGTGGCAGCGGGTGGATGTGGTGCAGCCGGTGCTGTGGGCGGTGATGGTGTCGCTGGCCGCGCTGTGGCGGTCGTTCGGTGTGGAGCCGGCGGCGGTGATCGGGCATTCCCAGGGTGAGGTGGCCGCCGCCTGCGTGGCGGGCGGCCTGTCCCTGGAGGACGGCGCCCGGGTCGTCGCGGTCCGCTCGCGTCTGGTGCTGGAGCGGCTGTCGGGCAAGGGCGGCATGATGTCCGTCGCCCTCCCGGTGGGTGAGGTGGAGGAGCTTCTGGCCCCGTGGGAGGGCCGGGTCGGGGTGGCCGCCGTCAACGGCCCGTCCTCGGTCGTCGTCTCCGGTGATCCGGAGGGCTTGGACGCGGTGCAGGGGGTGTGTGAGGAGCGGGAGATTCGTGCCCGTCGTATCGCCGTGGACTACGCGTCCCACTCGGCGCAGGTCGACGCCCTGGCGGACGACCTGTTGCGGGAGTTGGCGGACATCGCGCCGCGCTCGTCGTCCGTTGCTTTCTATTCGACGGTGACGGGTGGGCGGTTGGACACGGTGGGGCTGGATGCCGGGTATTGGGTGCGGAATCTGCGGGAGCGGGTCGCGTTCGAGCCGGTGGTGCGGTCGTTGGTGGAGCGGGGGAGCGGGGTCTTCGTCGAGTCCTCTCCGCATGCGGTGCTGACGATGGCGGTGGCGCAGACGGGGGATGTGGCTGATCGTCCGGTGGCGGTGGTGGGTTCGCTGCGGCGGGACGAGGGCGGCGCGGACCGGTTCGTGGTGTCGTTGGCCGAGGCGTTCGTGGCCGGTGCCGCGGTGGACTGGTCGGTGTTGTTCGCGGGGAGTGGGGCGCGGCGGGTCGGGTTGCCGACGTACGCGTTCCAGCACGAGCGGTACTGGCTCGACGGCGTCGTCATCGGCGACACCTCCGGCGGCTCGGCCGACGCGGTCGACGCGGCC contains the following coding sequences:
- a CDS encoding type I polyketide synthase, with the protein product MGSSMDEVVDALRASLLENERLRQQNQRLTSASTEPLAIVGIGCRFPGGVHDPEDLWRLLVEGRDAMAGFPPDRGWDRWDVPTARSGAFLHDAGAFDPGFFRISPREAKAMDPQQRLLLETSWEALERAGIDPTTLKGSRTGVFVGGAPQEYGALVMNSREAAGGHVLTGAPGSILSGRISYVLGLEGPAVTIDTACSSSLVALHLAVKSLRTGECDLALVGGVLVMVTPQIFTEFESTGGSARDGRCKAFAASADGTGWGEGAGVLAVQRLSDARRDGHPVLAVIRGSAVNQDGASNGLSAPNGPAQQRVIREALANAGLAPADVDLVEAHGTGTTLGDPIEAEALLATYGQGRDAERPLWLGSFKSNIGHTQAAAGVAGVIKAVLSLRHGLMPKTLHVDEPTPQVDWSAGAVELLTEAREWPETDRPRRAGVSSFGISGTNAHVILEQAPEPDEPVTEPATGKDLPVLPWVLSGRTEAALRAQAGRLARHLRDHPDTAPADVALSLATTRAAFEHRAVVLGPDTHTLTTALDTLTTGTPGTGVITARATQTGSPAVFVFPGQGSQWAGMGRELWDTSPVFAETMAACERALAPWVEWSLRDVVSRPAEDALWQRVDVVQPVLWAVMVSLAALWRSYGVEPAAVIGHSQGEVAAACVAGGLSLEDGARVVAVRSRLVLERLSGKGGMMSVALPVGEVEELLAPWEGRVGVAAVNGPSSVVVSGDREGLDAVQGVCEEREIRARRIAVDYASHSAQVDALADDLLRELADIRPRSSSVAFYSTVTGGRLDTVGLDAGYWVRNLRERVAFEPVVRSLVERGSGVFVESSPHAVLTMAVAQTGDVVDRPVAVVGSLRRDEGGADRFVVSLAEAFVAGAAVDWSVLFAGSGARRVGLPTYAFQHERYWLDDVELPGAGSGEGVVDPVDAAFWGAVERADVEGVAALVEGAEAGVWEPVVPALSAWRRGRRARSTLDGWRYRTVWRSVSVPSSGALSGRWVVVARGEGEATTRVREALGSAGAEVTTVLADGEVDGEVFAGASGVVALLGLGDEDEAAAAVVRLVQAHARAGAEAPVWVLTRGAAAVGGADVVRPVAAQVWALGQVAGLELPGTWGGLVDVPEVWDERVAAHFVDVLAAGEGEDQVAVRASGVFGRRLVRAPLAGTAPSRSWSPRGTVLVTGGTGGLGAHLARWLAKEGAERLLLLSRSGDRAEGATELAREIEASGTAVELVACDVTDRDALAGVIGAVPAEQPLTAVFHAAGVSGYADLGDISPEHLDDVLSARVVGARHLDELTAGVELDAFVLFSSGAAVWGSAGNGANAAAGGYLDGLARERRTRGLTGTSVAFSGWRGTALERGETAAQLSRRGVRLLDAEPAGWALRRVLEADETSVTVADLDWSLFTPGYTLARRRPLIEDVPEAARALDDTDDASGAGDDGSAGAELRARLAALTETEQRSHLLGLVRGEAARVLAHASTTEITPARPFRDLGFDSLTAMELRNRLNRATGLRLPATLVFDYPDPQRLTGHLYEELVGGLAAPATDVTAATRAAADEPLAIVGMACRYPGGVRGADDLWRLLVENRDELSAFPTDRGWDGWGALTSGRAGFLHEAGDFDAGFFGISPREAAAMDPQQRLVLETSWEAVEAAGIDPQSLRTTATGVFVGGGPQDYPTVLAASAEAESGYAMTGALGSVISGRVSYALGLEGPAVTVDTACSSSLVALHLAAQALRNGECDLALAGGVTVMATPGAFAEFDTLGGMAGDGRCKAFSSDADGTGWGEGVGMLLVERLSDARRNGHEVLAVVRGTATNQDGASNGLSAPNGPSQQRVIRQALANAGLAPTDVDMVEAHGTGTKLGDPIEAQALLATYGQGRDADRPLWLGSIKSNLGHTGAAAGVAGVIKAVLSLRHGLMPKTLHVKEPTPQVDWSAGAVELLTENREWPATDRPHRAGVSSFGISGTNAHVILEQAPAGEPAADSERTGPAALSDAPVPWVVSGRTEAALRAQAERLRTHLADHPEATPLDVGHALVTARSGFEHRAIVLGTTAGELLDGLDTVARGTTTAHVIQGSGAASGLVFVFPGQGSQWAGMGRELWDTSPVFAESMAACERALAPWVEWSLRDVVSRPAEDALWRRVDVVQPVLWAVMVSLAALWRSFGVEPAAVIGHSQGEVAAACVAGGLSLEDGARVVAVRSRLVLERLSGKGGMMSVALPVGEVEELLAPWEGRVGVAAVNGPSSVVVSGDPEGLDAVQGVCEEREIRARRIAVDYASHSAQVDALAEDLLRELADIRPRSSSVAFYSTVTGGRLDTVGLDAGYWVRNLRERVAFEPVVRSLAEQEYGLFIETSPHPVVTMAVTETGDFIDTPVTAIGSLRRSEGGADRFLASLAEAYAAGAPVDWSVYFAHAAVKRVSLPTYAFQHRRYWLEDAAAPGTATTVDPVDAAFWGAVERADVEGVAALVEGAEAGVWEPVVPALSAWRRGRRAQSTLDGWRYRTVWRSVSVPSSGALSGRWVVVARGEDEATAEVREALESAGAEVTTVLADGEVDGEVFAGASGVVSLLALSGDEEAVSGTVSVVQAHARAGAEAPLWVLTRGAAAVGGADVVCPVAAQVWALGQVAGLEQADGWGGLVDLPGDWDQAAATGLTDVLAAGEGEDQVAVRSSGVFGRRLVRAPLAGAAPSRSWSPRGTVLITGGTGGIGAHLARWLAKEGAERLLLLSRSGERAEGATELAREIEALGTAVELVACDVTDRDALAGVIGAVPAEQPLTAVFHTAGIASYGTVRESGLTELAEQMAAKTLGARHLDELTAGVELDAFVLFSSGAAVWGSAGNAGYAAANGYLDGLARERRARGLAATAVSWGGWEATGMAGDGTAEQLSRRGVRAMDPELCLEALRQALEHDETALTVTDMDWEKFTPGYTLARRRPLIEDIPEVARVLREEADRTEDGDDSANSAFRSELTRLGEAEQHARLLDLVREEAAGILGHSSTAEITPQRPFKDLGFDSLTAMELRNRLNRATGLRLPATLVFDYPNPRQLAAQLRARLTGATAGETAAVVTVTRAVADEPLAVVGMACRYAGGVASPDDLWRVVVEGRDEMTDAPAHRGWDRWNVPSLRQAGFLHEAGDFDAGFFGISPREAAAMDPQQRLLLEASWEAVEHAGINPQSLQGSDTGVFVGGTAVEYGALLMNAPGSQGYAVTGSAGSVLSGRISYVLGLEGPAVSVDTACSSSLVALHLAAQALRGGECDLALTGGVGLMATPGAFAEFDTLGGLSVDGRSKAFAASADGIGWGEGVGMVVLERLSDARRNGHEVLAVIRGTAINQDGASNGLSAPNGPSQQRVIRQALANSGLTYADVDLLEAHGTGTKLGDPIEAQALLATYGQDRGTDRPLWLGSVKSNIGHTGAAAGVAGVIKAVLSLRHGLMPKTLHVDEPTPQVDWTAGAVELLTENREWPETDRPRRAGVSSFGVSGTNAHVIVEEAPQEGPAADAPAEPGDDDTTRAVPPLAPSLVPLVFSGRAAGALRGQAERLTAVLASDAAPGLTDVAFSLATTRATLEHRAVVLAASHPDGLDGLRAVARGETNPTALTGLADTGDHRVVFVFPGQGSQWAGMGRELWDSSPVFAESMAACERALAPWVEWSLRDVVSRPAEDALWQRVDVVQPVLWAVMVSLAALWRSFGVEPAAVIGHSQGEVAAACVAGGLSLEDGARVVAVRSRLVLERLSGKGGMMSVALPVGEVEELLAPWEGRVGVAAVNGPSSVVVSGDPEGLDAVQGVCEEREIRARRIAVDYASHSAQVDALADDLLRELADIAPRSSSVAFYSTVTGGRLDTVGLDAGYWVRNLRERVAFEPVVRSLVERGSGVFVESSPHAVLTMAVAQTGDVADRPVAVVGSLRRDEGGADRFVVSLAEAFVAGAAVDWSVLFAGSGARRVGLPTYAFQHERYWLDGVVIGDTSGGSADAVDAAFWDAVEREDLADLATVLETTGESAPGGTTGIDTWLPTLAAWRRGRRARSTLDGWRYRTAWRPVSVPAGGGLSGRWVIVTAAEDATAARVRKALTAAGAETETVATREPDLLAAEIAGASGVVSLLALGDRPVADTLTVVQAHADAGGEAPLWLLTRGAAGVTDEEAVRPEAAQVWALGQVAGLELAGAWGGLVDVPEEWDEAVATGLADVLAAGEGEDQVAVRASGVFGRRLVRAPLAGTAPSRSWSPRGTVLVTGGTGGLGAHLARWLAKEGAERLLLLSRSGERAEGATELAREIEASGTAVELVACDVTDRDALAGVIGAVPAEQPLTAVFHTAGAAAHGPLTELDPAALDEQLAARVAGARHLDELTAGVELDTFAVFSSGAAVWGSAGNGANAAAGGYLDGLARRRRARGLAAVSVSFSGWQGTALARGETAAQLSRRGVRLLPPELAGQALRQVLETDETSVTVADMDWSLFAPGYTLARRRPLIEDIPEVARVLQDAEREQEAAQDGSAGAELRARLAGLTEAERRSHLLGLVRGEAAQVLGHASTAEVTPARPFRDLGFDSLTAMELRNRLNRATGLRLPATLVFDHPSPQRITEHVLAELGKDGRGGLDDVLDIRRELGRIGEALDGVAADPGAREDIAGQLRDLLARLGAAERDATTDLDSASDDEIFDFIDRDLGVS